A single window of Rhizobium sp. SL42 DNA harbors:
- the pgeF gene encoding peptidoglycan editing factor PgeF, which translates to MSETSSPQPIIGARLQQAAASGIRHGFFTRSGGVSDGIYRGLNVGLGSHDEPQNVEENRRRVSAWFGQPLDRLATAHQIHSPDVVTVGADYDGSRPKADAQVTATPGIVLGVLTADCGPILFADPENRVIGAAHAGWKGTLTGVLENTIEAMIALGARRQSIRATLGPSISVANYEVGPEFVDRFANEDPAFTAFFAPSTKPGHAMFDLPGLTLMRLAKAGIEVDTLGLCTYADPDAFYSYRRTTHAGEPDYGRQISAIAILED; encoded by the coding sequence GCAGCCGATCATCGGCGCACGGCTTCAACAGGCAGCGGCCTCCGGTATACGCCACGGTTTCTTCACCCGTTCAGGCGGCGTGTCGGATGGCATCTATCGCGGATTGAATGTCGGCCTCGGCTCTCATGACGAACCGCAGAATGTCGAGGAGAACCGTCGCCGCGTGAGTGCCTGGTTCGGCCAGCCGCTCGATCGGCTGGCGACGGCCCACCAAATCCATTCGCCGGACGTCGTGACTGTTGGCGCGGACTATGATGGCAGCCGCCCGAAAGCCGACGCCCAGGTGACCGCGACGCCCGGGATCGTCCTTGGCGTCCTGACCGCCGATTGCGGTCCGATCCTGTTTGCCGATCCCGAAAACCGCGTCATTGGCGCGGCCCATGCAGGCTGGAAAGGCACTCTGACCGGCGTGCTCGAAAACACCATCGAGGCGATGATTGCGCTTGGCGCCCGCCGCCAGTCCATCCGCGCCACGCTCGGCCCGTCGATCAGTGTCGCCAATTACGAGGTCGGACCGGAATTCGTCGACCGTTTCGCGAACGAAGATCCGGCCTTCACAGCATTCTTCGCGCCCTCGACAAAGCCAGGGCACGCCATGTTTGACCTGCCAGGTCTGACTTTGATGCGGCTGGCCAAGGCCGGTATCGAGGTCGACACGCTGGGCCTGTGCACCTATGCCGACCCGGATGCGTTCTATTCCTACCGCCGCACGACCCACGCCGGAGAACCGGACTATGGGCGACAGATTTCAGCAATCGCGATACTGGAGGACTGA
- a CDS encoding putative bifunctional diguanylate cyclase/phosphodiesterase — protein MLKFVNCIVVDHDPVSLAAAVGICICGAFLTMRLFGRIRGTRGMARASWISLTSVIGGCSIWTTHFVAMMGYEAGVVTGYEPQRTLMSLILAVSITGIGFAIAGIAQRSLAIEAGGGLVGLGIAAMHYVGMSGYQVQGHLEWDRSYVVMSLICGALFGAIATNRASRPLTRFCRLGGGAALLLAIASTHFLGMTAVTVVPNMQAQLPYDVLPESILTVVVVVVTLMIMTIGATSYAIDRQSSKSAVERYRQLSLHDALTGLPNRAAFIERLTHMIDMPSAHSERIYVFSFDLDRFKEINDVHGHAAGDQVLRAVGERLSARLREGEFVARIGGDEFVAVSSRLYTKADAQQFAEKVIQDLGAPVEWVGETLSIGTSIGVTMYPESAESIDDLMAQSDIAMYRAKAIGSNNVCFYDRSMDLAARERNALAMDMRSGFLRGEFELYYQRQNDTATGDVIGLEVLLRWNHPVRGLVSPNEFIPIAERSGFILELGDWVLRQSCLAAVKWSNPLRIAVNVAPKQLADIRLPERVREILEESGLPAERLELEITESGIIADQQHALQIIRQLKAIGVKIAMDDYGTGYSSLSTLQLFPFDKIKIDRGFIDGVASSRQSAAIVRSTLILAASLDIPVLAEGVESEAHVRFLQAEGCEQVQGYFYGRPVPLSALSDVVNLVREIEADAGSSAVPGKPGRAA, from the coding sequence ATGCTGAAATTCGTGAATTGCATTGTCGTCGATCATGATCCCGTCTCATTGGCTGCCGCGGTTGGAATATGCATCTGTGGTGCCTTTCTCACGATGCGGCTGTTCGGCCGTATCCGTGGTACGCGCGGCATGGCCCGGGCGAGCTGGATCTCACTGACCAGCGTGATCGGTGGTTGTTCGATATGGACCACGCATTTCGTTGCGATGATGGGTTACGAAGCCGGGGTGGTGACGGGCTACGAGCCACAGCGGACGCTGATGTCGCTCATTCTGGCCGTCAGCATCACGGGTATTGGATTTGCCATTGCCGGCATCGCCCAGCGCAGCCTGGCCATCGAGGCGGGCGGCGGCCTTGTCGGTCTCGGCATCGCGGCGATGCACTATGTCGGCATGAGCGGCTACCAGGTTCAGGGTCACCTCGAATGGGACCGGAGCTATGTGGTGATGTCGCTGATTTGCGGGGCGCTTTTCGGGGCGATCGCAACAAACCGTGCGTCGCGGCCGTTGACGCGCTTTTGTCGCCTGGGCGGCGGCGCGGCCTTGCTTCTTGCCATCGCCTCCACCCATTTTCTCGGTATGACAGCGGTAACCGTCGTGCCGAACATGCAGGCGCAATTGCCGTATGACGTGTTGCCGGAAAGCATTCTGACGGTCGTCGTCGTCGTCGTGACCCTGATGATCATGACGATTGGCGCCACCTCCTATGCGATCGACAGGCAATCGTCGAAATCGGCTGTCGAGCGTTATCGCCAGTTGTCGTTGCACGATGCGCTCACTGGCTTGCCAAACCGCGCGGCGTTTATCGAGCGTCTGACGCACATGATCGATATGCCATCGGCGCACAGCGAGCGCATCTACGTGTTTTCGTTCGATCTCGACCGCTTCAAGGAAATCAACGACGTACATGGCCATGCAGCCGGGGATCAGGTTTTGCGGGCCGTTGGCGAGCGGCTCAGTGCCCGTCTGCGCGAAGGTGAGTTTGTCGCCCGCATCGGCGGAGACGAATTCGTCGCCGTATCGTCGCGGCTCTACACCAAGGCGGATGCACAGCAGTTTGCCGAAAAGGTCATCCAGGATCTCGGTGCCCCGGTCGAATGGGTGGGCGAGACCCTGTCGATCGGAACAAGCATCGGCGTCACGATGTATCCCGAGAGTGCCGAGAGCATTGATGACCTGATGGCGCAATCCGATATCGCCATGTACCGGGCCAAGGCGATCGGATCGAACAATGTCTGCTTCTACGACCGCTCGATGGACCTTGCGGCGCGCGAGCGCAATGCGCTGGCGATGGATATGCGCAGCGGATTCCTGCGTGGCGAGTTCGAACTGTATTATCAGCGCCAGAACGACACCGCGACCGGCGACGTGATCGGTCTGGAAGTGCTGTTACGCTGGAACCATCCGGTGCGAGGCCTTGTCTCGCCAAACGAATTCATCCCGATTGCCGAGCGCAGTGGTTTCATCCTCGAACTTGGCGATTGGGTTCTGCGTCAATCCTGCCTCGCGGCAGTGAAATGGAGCAATCCGCTGAGGATCGCGGTCAATGTCGCGCCGAAGCAGCTCGCCGATATCAGGCTGCCCGAGCGGGTGCGCGAGATTCTCGAGGAAAGCGGCTTGCCGGCGGAAAGGCTGGAGCTGGAAATCACCGAATCCGGCATCATCGCCGACCAGCAACATGCGCTGCAGATCATCCGTCAACTGAAGGCGATCGGCGTGAAGATTGCGATGGACGACTACGGAACGGGCTATTCGTCGCTTTCGACGCTGCAACTGTTTCCGTTCGACAAGATCAAGATCGATCGCGGCTTCATCGATGGCGTGGCCAGCAGCCGGCAATCAGCGGCGATCGTGCGGTCGACGCTGATCCTTGCCGCCAGTCTCGACATTCCTGTTCTGGCCGAAGGCGTGGAAAGCGAGGCACATGTCCGGTTCCTTCAGGCCGAGGGCTGCGAGCAGGTGCAAGGCTATTTCTACGGTCGGCCGGTGCCGCTGTCTGCGCTGAGCGATGTGGTCAATCTTGTGCGGGAAATTGAAGCGGACGCCGGATCGTCCGCCGTTCCGGGCAAGCCCGGACGTGCTGCCTGA
- a CDS encoding 50S ribosomal protein L25/general stress protein Ctc has protein sequence MSHASYELKAVARERVGKGSSRELRRNGSIPAVIYGDKQAPISISINTNEITKRIHAGGFMTTIAVIEINGEKIKVLPKDYQLDPVRDFTMHIDFLRVSANSQVSVQVPVHFVNEDKSAVKIGAVLNIVRHDVELHCPADNIPEFITVDLSGAKIGDSIHISAVKLPTGVTPVIADRDFTIATLVAPAGGVEEEAEA, from the coding sequence ATGAGCCATGCTTCATACGAGCTCAAGGCCGTAGCACGCGAACGGGTAGGTAAGGGGTCCTCCCGCGAACTTCGCCGCAACGGTTCCATCCCGGCTGTCATCTATGGTGACAAGCAGGCCCCGATTTCGATCTCGATCAACACCAACGAGATCACCAAGCGCATTCATGCCGGCGGTTTCATGACCACGATCGCCGTTATCGAAATCAACGGCGAAAAGATCAAGGTTCTCCCTAAGGATTACCAGCTCGATCCGGTCCGCGATTTCACCATGCACATCGACTTTCTCCGCGTCTCGGCCAACAGCCAGGTCTCGGTTCAGGTTCCGGTGCATTTCGTCAACGAAGACAAGTCTGCCGTCAAGATCGGCGCAGTCCTCAACATCGTGCGTCACGACGTTGAACTGCATTGCCCGGCCGACAACATCCCGGAATTCATCACGGTTGATCTTTCCGGCGCCAAGATCGGCGACAGCATCCACATTTCGGCCGTGAAGCTGCCGACAGGCGTGACCCCGGTCATCGCTGACCGCGACTTCACCATTGCAACTCTGGTTGCACCGGCTGGTGGCGTCGAAGAAGAAGCCGAAGCCTGA
- a CDS encoding EAL domain-containing protein, with translation MTRSVESRFLAIVAITIFILVVPLFALFLSLTTERASSELQQNLEVLIAANGQALAKPMWDFDRESVEQITATIISNTTVSRVHVRDLSNGINVSMPALPKWPKNGLSSITREIFYHAIEGPKLVGTITIYYSRIDMFSSLRQAEVILIGIFMLAVLGVVGAAVVGNRIMVMRPLLKLTAAIEATRRLGSRHHVDWQSNDEIGRLARSFNAMQIKLEREERELKLAHQRTTEIYNLTPAMLFSLDEQDRITGVSDYWLLATGYQRHTIVGRHFSELVPLDAWENYLERKRTKAIVGVLEATTRFVCADGTVMDVLIAEANREAQEGDEGLSLSVMTDVTALKQSEERNHRQAITDHLTGLRNRQGFENALDDEIKLTDATEHELACIFVDLDRFKWINDNLGHQAGDTVLCHFVERMKAHLPIGATAARLGGDEFAILLRAPDAESVAMELSRQLCDIFVEPIKIDGATARLSASVGIAIYPRHAANAAELLQKSDMAMYSKKRDGKNGAQLYNPLIQDDTRQRAEIEHDIEQGLSNDWFEAFFQPIVQIESGRVVGYEALMRLVHPERGIVPPTEIIRIAEEIGAIGKVGGRILEKALENLVRLSKATDDDSTYLAINFSPLQFEPSLPVRLASLTTRHGIAPKRIVIEITEATLLHDNPQIRTILDDFNRFGYRIALDDFGTGYSSLSYLNRFPVDIVKIDQSFIRSLSEVEPELRNKSRMLVEGITAISHKMECSVVAEGVETDEQRLLLQEFGVDYGQGYLFARPQPVAALIDAAITKNRLREGAAG, from the coding sequence ATGACACGATCAGTCGAGAGCCGATTCCTGGCGATTGTTGCGATCACGATCTTCATTCTTGTGGTTCCGCTCTTTGCCCTGTTCCTCTCGCTCACCACCGAGCGCGCCTCCAGCGAATTGCAGCAAAACCTGGAAGTGCTGATCGCCGCCAATGGCCAGGCTCTCGCAAAACCGATGTGGGATTTCGACCGCGAGAGCGTCGAACAGATCACCGCAACGATCATCTCCAACACCACCGTCAGCCGTGTTCACGTCCGAGATCTGTCCAATGGCATCAATGTCTCGATGCCGGCGCTGCCGAAATGGCCGAAGAACGGCCTGAGTTCGATCACCCGCGAAATCTTCTACCATGCCATCGAGGGCCCGAAACTCGTCGGCACAATCACCATATATTATAGCCGCATCGACATGTTTTCTTCGCTCCGCCAGGCGGAGGTGATCCTGATCGGCATTTTCATGCTCGCCGTCCTTGGCGTCGTCGGCGCTGCCGTCGTCGGCAACCGCATCATGGTGATGCGACCCTTGCTCAAACTGACGGCCGCCATCGAGGCGACCCGCAGGCTGGGTTCGCGCCACCATGTCGACTGGCAGTCAAATGACGAAATCGGCCGCCTGGCGCGCAGCTTCAACGCCATGCAGATCAAGCTTGAACGGGAAGAGCGCGAACTGAAGCTTGCCCATCAGCGCACCACCGAAATTTATAACCTGACCCCCGCCATGCTATTTTCGCTCGACGAGCAGGACCGCATCACCGGCGTCAGCGACTACTGGTTGCTCGCCACCGGCTATCAGCGCCACACGATCGTCGGCCGGCATTTTTCCGAACTCGTGCCACTCGACGCCTGGGAAAACTATCTGGAGCGCAAGCGTACCAAGGCGATTGTCGGCGTCCTCGAGGCCACCACCCGCTTCGTCTGCGCCGATGGCACGGTCATGGACGTTCTGATCGCCGAGGCAAATCGTGAGGCGCAGGAGGGCGACGAGGGCCTTTCGCTCAGCGTCATGACTGACGTCACGGCACTCAAGCAGTCCGAGGAGCGCAACCACCGTCAGGCGATCACCGACCACCTGACGGGCCTTCGCAACCGCCAGGGCTTCGAGAACGCACTCGACGACGAGATCAAGCTGACCGACGCCACTGAACACGAACTTGCCTGCATCTTTGTCGATCTTGATCGGTTCAAATGGATCAACGACAATCTCGGTCACCAGGCTGGCGATACAGTGCTGTGCCATTTCGTCGAACGGATGAAGGCACATTTGCCGATCGGCGCGACGGCGGCCCGACTTGGCGGAGACGAGTTTGCCATCTTGTTGCGCGCCCCGGATGCCGAGAGCGTTGCCATGGAACTGAGCCGGCAACTCTGCGACATCTTTGTCGAGCCGATCAAGATCGATGGCGCAACCGCCCGCCTGAGCGCAAGCGTCGGCATCGCCATCTATCCACGTCATGCGGCCAATGCGGCAGAACTGCTGCAGAAGTCCGACATGGCGATGTACAGCAAGAAGCGCGACGGCAAGAATGGCGCTCAGCTCTACAATCCGCTCATTCAGGACGACACGCGCCAGCGCGCCGAGATCGAACACGATATCGAGCAGGGATTGAGCAACGACTGGTTCGAGGCATTTTTCCAGCCCATCGTCCAGATCGAAAGCGGCAGGGTCGTCGGCTACGAGGCACTGATGCGGCTTGTGCATCCGGAGCGCGGCATCGTGCCGCCAACCGAAATCATTCGGATCGCCGAGGAAATCGGCGCCATCGGCAAGGTCGGCGGCCGGATTCTGGAAAAGGCGCTGGAAAACCTGGTGCGCCTGAGCAAAGCAACGGATGACGACAGCACCTACCTTGCGATCAACTTCTCGCCGCTGCAGTTCGAGCCGTCGCTGCCGGTCCGGCTGGCGTCCTTGACGACAAGGCACGGCATCGCGCCCAAACGCATCGTCATCGAGATCACCGAGGCAACCCTGCTGCACGACAACCCGCAGATCCGCACCATTCTCGATGACTTCAACCGCTTCGGCTATCGTATTGCGCTTGACGACTTCGGCACGGGCTACTCGTCGCTGAGCTATCTCAACCGCTTCCCGGTCGATATAGTCAAGATCGACCAGTCCTTCATCCGCTCGCTGTCGGAAGTCGAGCCCGAACTGCGCAACAAGAGCCGCATGCTGGTCGAAGGCATCACCGCGATCTCGCACAAGATGGAATGCAGTGTCGTCGCGGAGGGCGTTGAAACCGACGAACAGCGCCTCCTGCTCCAGGAATTCGGCGTGGATTACGGCCAGGGATATCTTTTCGCGCGACCGCAACCGGTCGCAGCCCTGATCGACGCCGCTATCACGAAAAACCGACTGCGCGAGGGTGCGGCGGGTTAG
- a CDS encoding DUF779 domain-containing protein: MEMTLDAGEPRVVATEAALAFLAEIQRDHPSILFHQSGGCCDGSSPMCYPADEYRVGETDVKLGEIGGVPFYISGSQYDVWKHTQLIIDVVPGRGGMFSLDNGRERRFLTRSRLFSGGEACPLPSR; the protein is encoded by the coding sequence ATGGAAATGACCCTTGATGCTGGCGAACCACGCGTGGTGGCGACCGAGGCGGCACTCGCGTTTCTCGCCGAGATACAGAGAGATCACCCAAGCATTCTCTTTCACCAGTCCGGTGGATGTTGCGATGGGTCGTCGCCGATGTGTTATCCGGCTGATGAATACCGGGTTGGCGAGACCGATGTGAAGCTGGGTGAGATCGGCGGGGTGCCGTTCTATATCAGCGGCAGCCAGTACGATGTCTGGAAGCACACGCAACTGATCATCGACGTCGTGCCGGGGCGAGGGGGCATGTTTTCCCTCGACAATGGTCGGGAGCGCCGGTTCCTGACTCGGTCACGGTTGTTTTCCGGTGGCGAGGCGTGTCCGCTGCCGTCGCGCTGA
- a CDS encoding M24 family metallopeptidase, producing MALHFTESEYATRLSRLTARMAEQKLDAVLLFAQESMYWLTGYDTFGYCFFQSLIVKADGSMTLLTRSADLRQAKHTSTIQNIVIWVDRVNADPTADLRGLLSDMDLLGTRIGIEYDTHGMTGRVARLLDNQMTSFCEIVDISYLVSELRLTKSPAEIEFAVRAAELADDALDAALPLIGAGADEADILAAMQGAVLSGGGDYPANEFIIGSGADALLCRYKSGRRKLSDTDQLTLEWAGAAAHYHAAMMRTVIVGEPSTRHRELYAACHETIKAIEGVLRPGNTFGDVFDTHARILDDRSLTRHRLNACGYSLGARFSPSWMEHQMFHAGNTQPILPDMTLFVHMIIMDSERETAMSLGHTYLTTEDAPRALSRHPLELIIR from the coding sequence ATGGCACTGCACTTCACCGAGAGCGAATATGCGACCCGCCTGTCCCGCCTGACCGCCCGCATGGCTGAACAGAAGCTCGATGCGGTTTTGCTCTTTGCCCAGGAAAGCATGTATTGGCTGACCGGCTACGACACCTTCGGCTACTGCTTCTTCCAGTCCCTTATCGTCAAGGCCGATGGCAGCATGACCCTGCTCACGCGGTCTGCGGACCTGCGCCAGGCAAAGCATACGTCGACAATCCAGAACATTGTCATCTGGGTCGATCGCGTCAACGCCGACCCGACCGCGGATCTGCGCGGACTGCTTAGCGACATGGATCTGCTCGGCACGCGCATCGGCATCGAATACGACACCCATGGCATGACCGGGCGCGTTGCCCGACTGCTTGACAACCAGATGACCAGTTTCTGCGAAATCGTCGACATCTCCTACCTTGTCAGCGAATTGCGCTTGACCAAGAGCCCGGCCGAGATTGAATTTGCGGTCCGTGCCGCAGAATTGGCCGATGATGCACTCGATGCCGCCCTGCCGCTGATCGGCGCCGGCGCGGATGAGGCAGACATCTTGGCAGCGATGCAAGGCGCCGTGCTCAGCGGCGGCGGCGATTATCCCGCCAATGAATTCATCATCGGCTCGGGTGCGGATGCGCTTCTGTGCCGCTACAAGTCCGGGCGCCGCAAACTATCCGACACCGACCAGTTGACGCTCGAATGGGCGGGCGCCGCAGCGCACTACCACGCCGCCATGATGCGCACCGTGATCGTCGGCGAACCCAGCACGCGACACCGCGAACTGTATGCCGCCTGCCATGAAACCATCAAGGCGATCGAAGGCGTGCTTCGTCCCGGCAACACCTTCGGCGATGTCTTCGACACCCATGCCCGCATTCTGGACGACCGCAGCCTGACCCGGCATCGCTTGAATGCCTGCGGCTATTCGCTGGGCGCCCGCTTTTCACCGTCCTGGATGGAGCATCAGATGTTCCACGCCGGCAACACGCAGCCGATACTGCCGGACATGACCCTGTTCGTGCATATGATCATCATGGATAGCGAGCGCGAAACGGCGATGTCGCTCGGCCATACCTATTTGACCACCGAGGATGCGCCACGTGCCCTCTCCCGCCATCCGCTCGAATTGATCATCCGCTGA
- a CDS encoding helix-turn-helix domain-containing protein: protein MRQDTSHSTLVYSTAQKASAAVTSPVAASWSRCLNLYHLAPEEARKPVQVDDIVFREAHQRMERLIGSSSDEVDRLYQMIGRSGCCIILADADGIVVDRRGAPGDDREFRQLGLWQQNVWSEASVGTNGIGTALVDERSVVIHRDQHFMSANIGLSCATAPIRDHLGRVMAALDVSTCRNDVNDMTLAVLSQAVKDAAARVETNLFRQAFPGARIVVVPQANSIAALLAVDSDDLILGATKAARVALKLDDQLISQGMPAADVLREARGDGGSDLDDAERAALRRVLSRTQGNVSQAAQILGISRATLHRKLKRFQPQ from the coding sequence ATGCGACAGGATACCAGCCATTCGACGCTCGTCTATTCGACAGCGCAAAAGGCCTCGGCGGCCGTGACGTCGCCGGTCGCAGCGTCGTGGAGCCGCTGTCTCAATCTTTATCACCTTGCGCCGGAGGAGGCGCGCAAACCCGTGCAGGTGGACGATATCGTCTTCCGCGAGGCACATCAGCGCATGGAGCGGCTGATCGGCAGTTCTTCCGATGAGGTGGATCGGCTCTATCAAATGATCGGACGCTCCGGCTGTTGCATTATCCTGGCCGATGCCGACGGGATCGTTGTCGATCGGCGAGGCGCGCCGGGCGATGACAGGGAATTCCGCCAGCTCGGGCTCTGGCAACAGAATGTCTGGAGCGAGGCGAGCGTCGGGACCAACGGCATCGGAACGGCGCTGGTGGACGAACGCTCGGTGGTCATCCACCGCGACCAGCATTTCATGAGCGCCAATATCGGACTTTCCTGCGCGACTGCTCCGATCCGCGACCATCTTGGCCGGGTCATGGCAGCGCTCGATGTCTCGACCTGCCGCAACGACGTGAACGACATGACACTGGCCGTGCTGTCGCAAGCGGTGAAGGATGCCGCTGCCCGGGTCGAAACCAATCTTTTCCGTCAGGCTTTTCCCGGCGCACGCATCGTGGTCGTGCCGCAGGCCAACTCAATTGCGGCGCTGCTTGCTGTTGATAGCGACGACCTTATTCTCGGCGCTACCAAGGCGGCGCGGGTGGCGTTGAAGCTTGATGATCAGCTGATTTCGCAAGGCATGCCGGCAGCCGACGTGCTTCGCGAGGCGCGCGGTGACGGTGGTAGCGATCTCGATGATGCCGAGCGGGCAGCGCTGCGCCGCGTGCTGTCGCGCACCCAGGGAAATGTCTCCCAGGCGGCCCAGATCCTCGGCATCAGTCGCGCGACACTGCATCGGAAACTGAAGCGCTTCCAGCCGCAATAG
- a CDS encoding ribose-phosphate pyrophosphokinase, whose product MKVFAGNSNRQLAEAICSYINVPLGKASVRRFADQEIFVEIQENVRGEDVFVVQSTSFPTNDHLMELLIMIDAMRRSSARRITAVLPYFGYARQDRKPGPRTPISAKLVANLITEAGADRVLTLDLHAGQIQGFFDIPTDNLYAVPLLARDIKEHYDQNNVMVVSPDVGGVVRARSLAKRLDCLLAIVDKRRDRPGESEVMNVIGDVAGKDCILIDDIVDSGGTLCNAAEALLKHGATSVTAYITHGVLSGGAVTRVASSKLRELVITDSIQPTTAVQSAHNIRVLSTASLLGEAINRTSAEESVSSLFD is encoded by the coding sequence ATGAAGGTTTTCGCAGGTAATTCGAACCGGCAGCTGGCCGAAGCGATCTGCTCCTATATCAATGTTCCACTCGGCAAGGCCAGCGTCCGCCGTTTCGCAGACCAGGAAATCTTCGTCGAAATCCAGGAAAATGTGCGTGGCGAGGACGTATTCGTCGTGCAATCGACGTCGTTTCCGACGAACGACCATCTGATGGAATTGCTGATCATGATCGACGCCATGCGGCGTTCGTCTGCGCGGCGCATCACCGCGGTTCTGCCGTATTTCGGCTATGCCCGCCAGGATCGCAAACCGGGACCGCGCACGCCGATTTCGGCCAAACTCGTGGCGAATCTGATCACCGAAGCAGGTGCAGACCGCGTTCTGACGCTCGATCTGCATGCCGGTCAGATCCAAGGCTTCTTCGATATACCGACGGACAACCTGTATGCCGTGCCGCTCCTGGCGCGCGACATCAAGGAACACTACGACCAGAACAATGTCATGGTCGTATCGCCCGACGTCGGCGGCGTGGTTCGCGCTCGCTCGCTGGCCAAGCGCCTCGACTGTCTGCTGGCGATCGTCGACAAGCGCCGTGATCGTCCAGGTGAATCCGAAGTCATGAACGTCATCGGCGATGTGGCAGGCAAGGACTGCATCCTGATCGACGACATCGTCGACAGCGGCGGCACGCTCTGCAATGCAGCGGAAGCCTTGCTGAAGCACGGGGCTACCAGCGTCACCGCCTACATCACCCACGGCGTACTTTCCGGCGGCGCGGTAACCCGTGTCGCGTCTTCGAAACTGCGCGAACTGGTAATCACCGATTCCATCCAGCCCACCACGGCAGTCCAGTCGGCACACAATATTCGTGTGCTCTCGACCGCCAGCCTGCTCGGCGAAGCCATCAACCGCACCAGCGCGGAAGAGTCTGTTTCCAGCCTCTTCGACTGA
- the adh gene encoding aldehyde dehydrogenase has product MNIQVQKIAASPFKLKYGNFIGGEFREPVNGRYFENTTPVTGAKLCDVARSDEQDINLALDAAHAAKDKWGRTSSTERSNILMKIAQRMEDNLELLAKAETWDNGKPLRETMAADIPLAIDHFRYFASCIRAQEGTIGEVDHDTIAYHFHEPLGVVGQIIPWNFPILMAAWKMAPALAAGNCVVLKPAEQTPASILVWIELVGDLLPPGVLNIVNGFGLEAGKPLATSPRIAKIAFTGETSTGRLIMQYASQNLIPVTLELGGKSPNIFFEDVMREDDDYLDKALEGFAMFALNQGEVCTCPSRALVHEKIYDRFMEKALKRVAAIRQGDPLDMSTMIGAQASSEQLEKILSYMDIGRQEGAEVLIGGERNALSGDLAGGYYVKPTVFKGHNKMRIFQEEIFGPVVSVTTFKNEAEALEIANDTLYGLGAGVWSRDANTCYNFGRNIQAGRVWTNCYHAYPAHAAFGGYKQSGIGRETHKMMLDHYQQTKNMLVSYSPKALGFF; this is encoded by the coding sequence ATGAATATTCAAGTTCAAAAGATTGCCGCTTCGCCGTTCAAGCTGAAATACGGCAACTTTATCGGCGGCGAATTCCGCGAGCCGGTCAACGGCCGCTACTTCGAAAACACCACGCCGGTCACTGGGGCTAAGCTGTGTGACGTGGCGCGTTCCGACGAGCAGGACATCAACCTGGCGCTCGACGCCGCCCATGCGGCAAAGGACAAGTGGGGTCGTACTTCGTCGACGGAGCGTTCCAATATCCTGATGAAGATTGCGCAGCGGATGGAGGACAATCTCGAGCTTCTGGCCAAGGCCGAGACCTGGGACAATGGCAAGCCGCTGCGCGAGACCATGGCCGCCGACATTCCGCTCGCCATCGACCATTTCCGCTATTTCGCCTCCTGCATCCGGGCCCAGGAAGGTACGATCGGCGAGGTCGACCACGACACGATCGCCTATCATTTCCATGAGCCGCTCGGTGTCGTCGGCCAGATCATCCCGTGGAACTTCCCGATCCTGATGGCGGCCTGGAAGATGGCGCCGGCACTTGCTGCCGGCAATTGCGTTGTGCTGAAGCCTGCCGAACAGACGCCGGCCTCGATCCTCGTCTGGATCGAGCTGGTTGGCGATCTCCTGCCGCCGGGCGTGCTCAACATCGTCAATGGTTTCGGCCTTGAGGCCGGCAAGCCGCTGGCGACCAGCCCGCGCATCGCCAAGATCGCCTTTACCGGCGAAACCTCGACCGGCCGGCTGATCATGCAATATGCCAGCCAGAACCTGATCCCGGTGACGCTGGAGCTCGGCGGCAAGTCGCCGAACATCTTCTTCGAGGACGTGATGCGCGAGGATGACGACTATCTCGACAAGGCGCTCGAAGGTTTTGCGATGTTCGCGCTCAATCAGGGTGAGGTCTGCACATGCCCGAGCCGCGCGCTGGTGCATGAGAAGATCTATGACCGCTTCATGGAAAAGGCCCTGAAGCGTGTGGCTGCCATCCGCCAGGGTGACCCGCTCGACATGTCGACGATGATCGGCGCACAGGCCTCGTCCGAGCAACTGGAAAAGATCCTCTCCTATATGGATATCGGCCGGCAGGAAGGTGCCGAAGTGCTGATCGGTGGCGAGCGCAATGCTCTCTCCGGCGATCTGGCGGGCGGCTATTATGTCAAGCCGACGGTGTTCAAGGGCCATAACAAGATGCGGATCTTCCAGGAGGAGATCTTCGGTCCTGTGGTGTCAGTCACGACCTTCAAGAACGAAGCCGAAGCGCTCGAAATCGCCAATGACACGCTGTATGGCCTTGGTGCCGGCGTCTGGAGCCGCGATGCAAACACCTGCTACAACTTCGGCCGCAATATCCAGGCCGGTCGCGTCTGGACCAATTGCTACCATGCTTATCCGGCCCATGCGGCCTTCGGTGGCTACAAGCAGTCCGGCATTGGCCGCGAGACCCACAAGATGATGCTCGACCACTACCAGCAGACCAAGAACATGCTGGTGAGCTATAGCCCGAAGGCGCTCGGCTTCTTCTAA